The following coding sequences are from one Gossypium raimondii isolate GPD5lz chromosome 4, ASM2569854v1, whole genome shotgun sequence window:
- the LOC105779243 gene encoding uncharacterized protein LOC105779243, with amino-acid sequence MGCGVSKFDHAAGGGGWRQLSIVHKKSDAAVVDNILLSKSLPEGREGEGHAKGRGMHKKANSDEKGGMQRGRLQSSNKGESLEDDGYIPQSLSFRVYCISSLEDDNNQGDGNAEKMTDKQEGDGESNKGSSTRVRRRAKIGKGIKTILRA; translated from the exons ATGGGTTGTGGGGTTTCAAAATTTGACCACGCAGCAGGAGGAGGAGGATGGCGTCAATTAAGCATTGTTCATAAAAAGAGTGACGCTGCTGTGGTTGATAACATCCTATTATCCAAGTCATTGCCTGAAGGTAGGGAAGGAGAAGGCCATGCAAAGGGTCGTGGTATGCATAAAAAGGCGAATTCCGATGAAAAAGGAGGGATGCAAAGGGGAAGGCTTCAAAGTAGTAACAAGGGTGAGAGTCTTGAGGACGATGGATATATACCTCAGTCTCTAAGTTTCAGGGTATATTGCATTTCATCTTTGGAGGATGACAACAACCAAG GTGATGGTAATGCAGAGAAGATGACGGACAAACAAGAAGGGGATGGTGAAAGTAACAAG GGATCAAGTACTCGAGTGAGAAGGAGAGCTAAGATAGGAAAAGGGATCAAGACGATTTTAAGAGCATAA